One Borreliella chilensis DNA window includes the following coding sequences:
- a CDS encoding flagellar biosynthesis protein FliZ (possible structural component of the flagellum that anchors the rod to the membrane) has translation MNNIFLFLVFLAFSNFFTYANSQEQVNSASIDLEVESNLPIFEEVKTDLADNGSVQSVSLFNISDLVKIVLFLFIALFIFFLLKKLIFHSKKSKYEQNSNLIKELVFYEIDIKSSIRIINILDSVYILLVSNNSSILLKEIKSEEELEDLNLRLSKINNSVKKDSFKSIFKKMLFKKEEIPFPGNDYIKFEKEIEISLKDKQDRLKKF, from the coding sequence ATGAATAATATATTTTTATTTTTAGTTTTTTTAGCGTTTTCTAATTTTTTTACATATGCTAATTCACAAGAGCAAGTAAATTCAGCGTCTATTGATCTTGAAGTTGAATCTAACTTGCCAATTTTTGAAGAAGTCAAGACAGATCTTGCTGACAATGGCAGTGTTCAGTCAGTTTCTCTTTTTAATATTTCGGATTTGGTAAAAATAGTATTATTTTTATTTATTGCTCTTTTTATTTTTTTCTTGCTTAAGAAGTTGATTTTTCATTCAAAAAAAAGTAAATATGAACAAAATTCTAATCTTATTAAGGAGCTTGTTTTTTACGAAATAGATATTAAAAGCTCAATAAGAATTATAAACATATTAGACAGTGTTTATATACTTTTAGTTTCTAACAATTCTTCTATTTTGCTTAAGGAGATTAAATCTGAAGAAGAGTTAGAAGATTTGAATCTTAGGCTTAGCAAAATTAATAATTCTGTTAAAAAAGATTCTTTTAAATCGATTTTTAAAAAAATGTTGTTTAAAAAAGAAGAGATTCCTTTTCCTGGAAATGATTATATTAAATTTGAGAAGGAAATTGAGATTTCACTTAAAGACAAACAAGATAGATTAAAAAAATTTTAG
- a CDS encoding flagellar motor switch protein FliN, whose product MSVDEKGDNGEKPEIKGVKLPDLIDTLPEGVDPSNFGLLMDVSMQLTVELGRTERKIKDILGMSEGTIITLDKLAGEPVDILVNGKIVARGEVVVIDENFGVRITEIIKTKNE is encoded by the coding sequence ATGAGTGTAGATGAAAAAGGCGACAATGGAGAAAAGCCTGAAATAAAAGGAGTTAAGCTTCCTGATTTAATTGATACTTTGCCAGAAGGGGTTGATCCTAGTAATTTTGGACTTTTAATGGATGTTTCTATGCAGCTTACTGTAGAGCTTGGAAGGACAGAGCGAAAAATAAAGGATATACTTGGTATGTCTGAAGGTACGATTATTACTCTTGATAAACTTGCTGGTGAGCCTGTAGATATTTTAGTAAACGGTAAAATAGTTGCCAGAGGGGAAGTAGTTGTAATTGATGAAAATTTTGGGGTTAGAATTACTGAGATAATTAAAACTAAAAATGAATAA